The proteins below are encoded in one region of Brachyspira intermedia PWS/A:
- a CDS encoding group III truncated hemoglobin, which produces MKYSEINNEGVEKLMDIFYAKIRTHEQLGPIFNGAVGIDDASWERHKEKIAKFWKTMLLNENLYMGNPVQPHINLLPFDIKLFDVWLDLFKECLNQVFEEKPAEHFYEVACNIAKNFKAVLFQQ; this is translated from the coding sequence ATGAAATACAGTGAAATAAACAATGAAGGTGTAGAAAAGTTAATGGATATATTCTATGCCAAAATTAGAACACATGAACAATTAGGACCTATATTTAATGGGGCAGTTGGTATTGATGATGCTTCTTGGGAAAGACATAAAGAAAAAATAGCTAAATTTTGGAAGACTATGCTTTTGAATGAAAATTTATATATGGGAAATCCTGTACAGCCTCATATTAATTTACTTCCTTTTGATATTAAACTTTTTGATGTTTGGCTTGATTTGTTTAAAGAATGCTTAAATCAAGTGTTTGAAGAAAAACCGGCTGAACATTTCTATGAAGTAGCTTGTAATATAGCTAAAAATTTCAAAGCAGTATTATTTCAGCAATAA
- a CDS encoding 3-hydroxyacyl-CoA dehydrogenase family protein — protein MKVGVIGAGAMGSGIAQAFAQTEGYEVYLCDIKEEFAAGGKEKIAKGFAGRVAKGKMQQADADKILAKITTGLKEICKDADLIVEAAFENLEVKKTTFSELHKICKPDCIFSSNTSSLSITEISAGIGRPVVGMHFFNPAPVMKLVEVISGLNTPRDIVEKIIKISEEIGKTPVEVKETAGFVVNRILVPMINEGIELYSMGIASAEGIDNAMKLGANHPMGPLALGDLIGLDIVLAIMEVLQKETGDPKYRPSALLKKMVRGGLLGQKTGKGFYDYTKK, from the coding sequence ATGAAAGTAGGTGTAATTGGTGCAGGTGCTATGGGTTCTGGTATAGCACAAGCTTTTGCTCAAACAGAAGGTTATGAAGTTTATTTATGCGATATAAAAGAAGAATTTGCTGCTGGTGGTAAAGAAAAAATTGCTAAAGGTTTTGCTGGTAGAGTAGCTAAAGGTAAAATGCAGCAGGCTGATGCTGATAAAATTTTAGCTAAAATCACTACTGGTTTAAAAGAAATTTGTAAAGATGCAGATTTAATTGTTGAAGCTGCTTTTGAAAATTTAGAAGTTAAAAAAACAACATTCTCTGAGTTGCATAAAATTTGTAAACCTGATTGTATTTTCTCTTCTAACACTTCTTCTCTTTCTATTACAGAAATAAGTGCTGGAATAGGCAGACCAGTTGTAGGTATGCACTTCTTTAACCCAGCTCCTGTTATGAAATTGGTTGAAGTTATTTCAGGTCTTAATACTCCTAGAGATATCGTTGAAAAAATCATTAAAATATCTGAAGAAATAGGAAAAACTCCTGTAGAGGTTAAAGAAACAGCTGGTTTCGTAGTTAACCGTATACTTGTTCCTATGATCAATGAAGGTATTGAGTTATATTCTATGGGTATTGCTTCAGCTGAGGGTATTGACAATGCTATGAAATTAGGTGCTAATCACCCAATGGGACCTTTAGCTTTAGGTGACTTAATTGGACTTGATATAGTTCTTGCTATTATGGAAGTTCTACAAAAAGAAACAGGTGATCCTAAATACAGACCTAGTGCTTTACTTAAAAAAATGGTTAGAGGCGGATTACTAGGACAGAAAACTGGAAAAGGTTTCTACGATTATACTAAGAAATAA